Below is a window of Alkalidesulfovibrio alkalitolerans DSM 16529 DNA.
GCCGTCGCGGGTGGTGACCACGGTCTCGTGTTCGTGCGACTCGCCGTCCGCAAAGGTGTCGAGGATGGGACACGGCTCGCAGATATCCTCGCGGCGGTGCAGGCTCTCATGGCATTTGCCGCTGCGACAGTCGCCGAAATCCTGGCGGATGCGGCGATTGCATTCGATGACGTTGAAATCCCGATCCACCACGGAGATGTAGCAGGGCACGGCGTCGAAGAGGCGTTGGTAGCGCTCTCGCGTGGCACGCAGATCCTCCTGGAGGCGTTGGACCTCGGTGATGTCCACGGAAATCTCGATGACAAGTTCGACGCTGCCATCCTTGCTGGCGATGGGCGCGGTGTGGACGATGACCGGAATGTCCGTTCCTTCCTTGTCCACAAGGGTCTCACGGCTGCGCTGCCCTTTTCCTAGGTTCAGGGTCATCCAGACCGGGCAGGCGTTGCCGCTACCCTGGCGGTTGGCGTAAACTTCCCAGGAATTGCGGCCGACCATGTCGCCCAGGCGTTCCCGGAAAAGCTGGTTGACGGCCACGACTTCCAGGAAGCGGTTGTGAATGGAAATGAAGCAGGGCATTTCGTTGAAGTAGCTCGGGCCGTCCTCGAAGGTCTCCACGAGGCTCTTCATGGCTGAAGAAAGTCCTTCCACCACCTGGCCGACGGCTATCTGGCGTTCAAGTTCCACAAGCCGCGCGGACTTCTCCTTGACGATCTGCTCCAGGTTGCGGGTGTGTTCACGCAACTGGCGTCGCATGACGATCTTTTCCAGGGTTCGGGAGAGGGCTTTTTGCAAAAGCTCGTCGCGGATGGGCTTGGTCAGGAAGTCCGTGGCGCCGTGTTGCAGGCTTTGAATGGCGAGGTCCATGTCGCCGTGGCCTGAGATCATGATGACCTCGACGTCCGGGTACAGGCCCTTCAGGCGCCTGAGCAGCTCGACGCCGTCGATCCCGGGCATCTTGATATCCGTGAGCACGATGGCCGGATCGGCTCGTTCGATGATCGTCAGGGCGTTTTCGCCGCTTTCTGCGGAGATGACCTCGTAGCCGAGATCCTCGATGGAGAGGGTGAGAACTTGCCGCAGGGCTTCCTCGTCGTCGACGAGGAGGATCCGTTCCTTGTTCATCCGCGATCACCCGTCAAGCGTCGGTCGGAAGCCTGAGTTCCGGCCGGTGTGAAGTCCGCGGCATCGCGTCGAGACGACGCCGGGTCGGGCATGCCCCCAAAGGAGGCATGCCCGCAACATTCGGCAGAGCCGGGAAGCACGCTCGCCGGATCGGCTCGCAACCCGGCGAAGCAACTATTTCGCCAGCATTTTTTTCACGGTCTCCAGCACGACTTCCGGCGTGATGGGCTTTTGAATGACCGGAACGCTTTTGTTCAGGGCGGGCGGCCTGGGGCCGACGCCGCTGATGACCACCACCGGGATTTCGGCGAGGTAGGGCTCCTGACGCATCTTCACGTAAAAGAGCGTCCCGCCGCGGCCCGGCATGTCCATGTCCAGGGTGATGAGGTCGGGCTTCCTGGTCTGGGCCACCTCGATGCCCTCCACGCCGTTGCCCGCGGAGAGCGTCTCGTACCCTGCGTCCTGGAAGATGTCTGTGAGGTAGCTTACGATTTCGGGATCGTCGTCGATGATCAGGATGCGCGTCTTTTTTTCCGACATTTCCTTGTCCTCGTCTCGCGCCGCGCCGCCAGGGCGGCCGGGTTGGCGAATTGCAACCCTTTGCGGGAACGGAGCGAGGAGATTGCGAGGTCGCTCCGTTCCCGGATGGGTCTTCATGCGTGTGTGTGCGGGTTTTTCCCTAGGCCTCCTGGAGTTTGCCCAGGGCCTTGGTCATCTGGAGCACGACGCCGAGCGACTTCTTCATCTCGGGATCGTTCATGGCGCCGATCAGCCCGAACATGCCGACGGGCTTGGCTTCCTCTATCTTCATCTGCGTGGGCAGTTCCGAGAGCTTTTCCAGCATGTCGAGCATCTCGGGGGTGGTGATTTTCTTCAGCATGCCAATGAGTTTCACAAAGCCTTCGCTCATGGCTTCGATGTCCTCGGGGCCGTACTGCTCCGCGACTTTGGCGCGGACCTCGATCATGGCCTCGTAAGTGCGGAACACGCCGCGCTGTTCGAGGGTTCCCAGGTAGCGAATGACCTGGTGCATGGTGGATTTGAGCATGGGCTCGGCCGTGTGCCACATCTCGATCGCATTTTCGAGTTGGTCCAGGGCGTAGGCCATGTTGCCGATGTTGCGCAGGAACCGCTTGACGAGCAGGAAGGTGTCCTCAAGCTGGAAGCCGGCTTCGACCTCGCCAAGCTCCTTCAAGGCAATTTTGAAGGCCTGCTTGGTCAAAGGCTCTATGTCGTGCTTCAGATCCTCCCACGCCT
It encodes the following:
- a CDS encoding hybrid sensor histidine kinase/response regulator: MNKERILLVDDEEALRQVLTLSIEDLGYEVISAESGENALTIIERADPAIVLTDIKMPGIDGVELLRRLKGLYPDVEVIMISGHGDMDLAIQSLQHGATDFLTKPIRDELLQKALSRTLEKIVMRRQLREHTRNLEQIVKEKSARLVELERQIAVGQVVEGLSSAMKSLVETFEDGPSYFNEMPCFISIHNRFLEVVAVNQLFRERLGDMVGRNSWEVYANRQGSGNACPVWMTLNLGKGQRSRETLVDKEGTDIPVIVHTAPIASKDGSVELVIEISVDITEVQRLQEDLRATRERYQRLFDAVPCYISVVDRDFNVIECNRRIRQDFGDCRSGKCHESLHRREDICEPCPILDTFADGESHEHETVVTTRDGKPRNVLVQTAPIRNQSGEIEQVMEISTDITQIRALQDHLSSLGLMLGSMSHGVKGLITSLDGGIYKVEAGRARGDQSRIDQGWAIVKDKVERIKKMVLDILYYAKSREPALELVDLNDFADNMAATIRPKAEQKGVTFVLNVPPSLGMIEMDEIAMASALINFLENAVDACAEDKTKSGHEILFSVRSEPDNVVFEIRDNGMGMDRETKEKMFTLFFSSKGSKGTGLGLFISNQVIEQHGGRIVVESELGMGTTFSVFVPRDRP
- a CDS encoding response regulator, producing the protein MSEKKTRILIIDDDPEIVSYLTDIFQDAGYETLSAGNGVEGIEVAQTRKPDLITLDMDMPGRGGTLFYVKMRQEPYLAEIPVVVISGVGPRPPALNKSVPVIQKPITPEVVLETVKKMLAK
- a CDS encoding DUF1641 domain-containing protein — encoded protein: MSIEQQILERLERIETELVEARQARQAWEDLKHDIEPLTKQAFKIALKELGEVEAGFQLEDTFLLVKRFLRNIGNMAYALDQLENAIEMWHTAEPMLKSTMHQVIRYLGTLEQRGVFRTYEAMIEVRAKVAEQYGPEDIEAMSEGFVKLIGMLKKITTPEMLDMLEKLSELPTQMKIEEAKPVGMFGLIGAMNDPEMKKSLGVVLQMTKALGKLQEA